A segment of the Paramisgurnus dabryanus chromosome 5, PD_genome_1.1, whole genome shotgun sequence genome:
ttcaaaaaatgaGCTTAAATAGGGTAAAAACTTAAAcaattaaaatacattcattaaaCTGCGTCAGTTCTTCATGTTAAAGTAGTATTTCAGAAATGTTacaaaatatttgaaatattgCATATTCTAAAACTGATTTAGCCTTTTATCAGTTTCATTTTTACAAGAAAAAAGTTGTTCTTACCATTGAAGATAAACCCTTTGTAATCCATGTAGTTCTATCTGTTTTAGTTAAAGTGTTAAAAATGTTAAGTGTGTAACTGCACAATAGGTTTTACAGCAAACACAAATTGTATTTAAGTTGTATTTTACAGCAAAAGTTTCTTTAACATACTTTTATGTAACACTTTGATTCCTTTTTCCTTcccctgtaaaaaaaaaagtatagtATTAGTAAATAGTAACATGTTCAAATTATTTTTTAGCATGGTTTTATAATTCATGGCACATTTTGTTAAATACCTGCTTTTTTAACCAGTCAAAAACGTTTTTCATTGCATCATGATTTTTCTGACACTCCAGTAATCCTGTGTCCTCATAAAACAAACAGTCCACTGTCAGTATATCCGTCCTGTTAACACATCTGCTGCTGTCTGGTACAGTTTTCTCTGGGTCAAATGTGTGATGTAGCACCACTAGAACTTTCAACTTTGAGGAGgctgttaataaaaacatttaacaccTTTATTCTCTTTTCGAAAAATCAAAACATGACAATTTCGTTTTTTTCAACAATGTGGTGATGATCAAACAACCTGTAGAGTTGTTGAATATTTTCAGTGCTGCTTCAATATCAGTTCCAGCTCGAGAAACAATAGGACAGAAAACCACAAAAGTGTTACTCTCATCCACTGTAGAAACTTCCTTTATGTCCTGAATTTGGTTTATCAGAGTGTCAATAAAACTTCTGTGAGAGTCATTTGTTTTTCCAGCCAATTCCCAGAACAGTTTGATATtttctaaacaaaaacattttggaaTTTTGGTTAGTATtccataaaaacttttttattttcacttaaattactgtaaaatttGTAAAACTAACATTATTTTATAAGCCAACTCAATACAGACTTACCTGTGTTACTTCTATTCCAAATGTTCCACGGATTCTTCTTTGTATCTACTAGCACAGAGTTAGGTTTGTGCTGCAGAGACACAATAGTTGTAAAATTCAGTCACATCTGAATTGAAACTAATTTGGGTGATTGCGAGAGAATATAATATTAAAGCATTTGAAGCAGAATCTAATAGTGTAATAGTTTTTCAAATTTACCTCAATTCTATCCTTTGCATCCTGAATTTGTCCTTGGTCTGTGGTTTTGTGGTTTAATTAACAGGGAAAGaaagtataaatatttttacaattatatatatttattctttaAACACATTCTTTATAGCTGCTTTAACTCATCTTATACtatgggtctgttgaatgcttgtatctgattggctgatgaacgttctgaggcagggatgggcaacttcggtcctggagggccggtgtcctgcagagttttgctccaacttgcctcagcacacaTGCCTAAACGTTTCTAgaatgcctagtaagaccttaattggctgcttcaggtaTGTTTAATTATgattggagctaaactctgcaggacaccggccctccaggaccgaagttgcccatccctgttctgaggtgtgcaattattttctgGGAAACGAACAGCGAACGTGGTTCCAGGCAGCTCTATTGACCGCATTACAGTTCCATATCACTTTGCATAGTTAACTGTAATAACAGACTAACACAAACGACATGACAGATGATTTTCTGAGGCAATAACAGCGCTGTTTAGAGACGCACTGAAAAGGCCTCATTCACacatctctctctgtctctctctctcactcgccCTCTCTCTCGCGTTTGCCCTCTCTCTCGTGCTCGCCCTCTCTCTCACGCtcgctctttctttctttctttctctgtgtgtgtctctgtcgctctcgctctctttctaaTAACTTCATTAATAACTGCATTAGAATGCTGTTAACGGCTCAAGCCTCTTTTGCCAGCTTTAAAATGGCGTTTTTGAACAAGCAAAAGAGCCGTTGGAAGAGCCgcaaattaaacataaaagCTTGGTCAtgtgtaaaagcacaatggaCATGCGTTGCGACCGCTCTCCTGATTAGCAGCTCAGGCATGTGATGTGAAACAGACATCTTTGGCGGAGAGCACTGTAAAACTCCAGCTGCTAAAGCTTAGATACAGCAATGGCGGACTCTGTGCCAGGGCTGTGTCTATGCAAATTGGGCAGATGGTCACCACTGTTGGGATGGGCTTTGCCTATGAGTGACGTAGTCAAGGGCAGAATCTTGAACCACGCATTTTAAAACAGAGGTtcttaattatttaaattatataaaaacaagtatgaagatttttaccattttagcCTGGTTGTTTACACACATGCGACATATACTGGCGTTCTAACACTTTACAAAAATTTAATTCGGATAGGCTCTATAGGCTCTACGTTGGCTCAGTGCAGAGTTGGTATTCAGTAATACCAGAGTTGGTATTCAGTAAAAGCAGTCCAAGTTGGTGTGTTTTCGGTAGTTTTGGATTTCAATTTATCATCGTCCTGGTAAATTATTGTCTTAGAGGAGGTTTCACAAACTCCAGCCTGTCAGGACAGCGAGTCCACAGGTTTTCTATGAAGAATAAGCAGTGCTTTAAGGGGCCCAAAAGAGGTGCCGGtactctattttttttttttttgctgactcgactcctatattgaaggggttttatattcagcagtcaacagacgaccttgtaaaaaataataaatccttttataaatttgtggatttgcttgagctaaaaataaaacataaataaaatgtgcaaaaggattttgaaaaaataccattagaaagagctactgtagaaagagcttttgaacataaataaaatgtgcaaaaggtagatatgtgagtacaattttcagcatggttaaatgctaaaactagttgttcagatagaaagagcttgaaaaaaaaactttaaaatgacaccaagaccatgtctatggggtaaagaataacaaaatactggccatttgaaactctaaagtcatttattttgtcccattgttttccattttgcgggtggtaaaactactgtgcacgtcgttcaaattcattgaaatttcgtttacttgtagtttagcaattaaactaaatgtatattacaATTTCATGAATGTTTTCTGCACATcgcctgaggaaatccgaagttgcttCGAGGGGAATCAaactgacagccgcgacagcggaGATTATCTCGTACCTACAAGGCTTGCGTCTGACCTGCAGCtgtcattctggcttggtgagATGTCagcgagtcctctgattctgaccttgttcttttactactcagagtctaaaacaaggagggcatattacgtgttcattgtattttcatttgaaccgagcagctatggttgcgcgtttcacacacaaacaaacacctCTCCAGAGCACGTTGACACTGACTGACtgacgcatgcgcttttaacttgtaaacgcaagggtgtatgggtaatgtagtctctgctctcggttgGACGAATTAGAAAGCGTACATTAAGGGCGctctgaaaagcggcagcgcagccaaaggattaaattaaacctctgatttttaaacagatgtgcaaatgagcgttccggtacgctaaaagcacgttctgggcgcacggagaggtggtggtacgctcatgagctatttttagaagtggcggtactgagtaccggggcgttccggcccacttaaagcactgatAAGGATGGCACTATCTTCCATGTCTGGGGGCGTTTAGTGCAGCTGAAGAGACATGACTTCACATCTGAATGTGCTTTGAAAAACGTGGTGGTGTGTAGCGTTCACGTTAGATCGGAGGATTATCATCCGATGTGATGGAGTTAAACACGGGATGCCAAGCAAGAACCACGTGAGGCCTGCGTTTTTGCCACCGGCGAGGAAACATGAATGATCATGGGTCCATAAAAGATTCAGCTTGATGAAATATGTGTAgcttgtcatttcaaaatatgtgtttgttgcgtcatgttaaCCATGTGCCTCATGCCTCTTGTCAAAATACaagcctgctgcacacgtgtcgtaaggatttatgataaaaaaaacgcttgtgttcacaaaatactcacaagatactaacttaacactaaacttttGTAGGAACCGCAGATAACAAGCATTTCAGCCCCCCCCCCCAACTGCCTTTGAGAAGGGTGTTCTACATTGGACTGGATTTTGGTTAACACAAACAAATGTCCAGTTCAATCAGATAAGGGACCTCGAGCAACTAACAGAAATCTTTTATGGCCGACCTCAGTGTCAAAGCTGAAAAAAAGACGACATTTTGATGGGTCCACACCATTTCTCCTTATCCTTTCAAACCCCCTTCATCCGAAAGCCAGGATgatcataaaaatgtatttaggaaACAGCATGGCTTTGCAAAGTATTGGCTTACTAAAGAGCAAATCTTAACCTCCTTCATCTACAGATTTAATCAGACATGACATGGGCACATTTTATACTCAGTGTATgaaaagtaaagtacagttcATAAAAGCAGCAATATTTCACATGAGAAACACATACTTGTTGGTGGTGGAGTCTGCTCTGAATACGCAGGCTGGGATGTGCCCAAGTTTGGTGCACCTCCTTCATCTACAGATTTAATCAGACATGACATGGGCACATTTTATACTCAGTGTATGAAAAGTAAATTACAGTTCATAAAAGCAGCAATATTTCACATGAGAAACACATACTTGTTGGTGGTGGAGTCTGCTCTGAATACGCAGGCTGGGATGTGCCCAAGTTTGGTGCACCTCCTTCATCTACAGATTTAATCAGACATGACATGGGCACATTTTATACTCAGTGTATGAAAAGTAAATTACAGTTCATAAAAGCAGCAATATTTCACATGAGAAACACATACTTGTTGGTGGTGGAGTCTGCTCTGAATATGCAGGCTGGGATGTGCCCAAGTTTGGTGCACCTCCTTCATCTACAGATTTAATCAGACATGACATGGGCACATTTTATACTCAGTGTATGAAAAGTAAATTACAGTTCATAAAAGCAGCAGTATTTCACATGAGAAACACATACTTGTTGGTGGTGGAGTCTGCTCTGAATACGCAGGCTGGGATGTGCCCAAGTTTGGTGCACCTCCTTCATCTACAGATTTAATCAGACATGACATGGGCACATTTTATACTCAGTGTATGAAAAGTAAATTACAGTTCATAAAAGCAGCAGTATTTCACATGAGAAACACATACTTGTTGGTGGTGGAGTCTGCTCTGAATACGCAGGCTGGGATGTGCCCAAGTTTGGTGCACCTCCTTCATCTACAGATTTAATCAGACATGACATGGGCACATTTTATACT
Coding sequences within it:
- the LOC141282245 gene encoding uncharacterized protein isoform X2, with the translated sequence MASNDGGAPNLGTAQPAYSEQTPPPTNEGGAPNLGTSQPAYSEQTPPPTNEGGAPNLGTSQPAYSEQTPPPTNEGGAPNLGTSQPAYSEQTPPPTNQGQIQDAKDRIEHKPNSVLVDTKKNPWNIWNRSNTENIKLFWELAGKTNDSHRSFIDTLINQIQDIKEVSTVDESNTFVVFCPIVSRAGTDIEAALKIFNNSTASSKLKVLVVLHHTFDPEKTVPDSSRCVNRTDILTVDCLFYEDTGLLECQKNHDAMKNVFDWLKKQGKEKGIKVLHKNRTTWITKGLSSMGPNSGASSVDPPNSSSSRKTGDPQHNDCNRVAEKLSQITGLSMISKEGESNIWKIYPVSSQTDYDAAWQDCNNTPDKHVLVLLLSEHVTNVAADRRFKERPNTIVVDCAVSEGGELIFRTKLQAVLKLLSTESEQRIPTKGSQQHQETDNEQQNRHDNGSKPNSCTVQ
- the LOC141282245 gene encoding uncharacterized protein isoform X6, which gives rise to MASNDGGAPNLGTAQPAYSEQTPPPTNEGGAPNLGTSQPAYSEQTPPPTNQGQIQDAKDRIEHKPNSVLVDTKKNPWNIWNRSNTENIKLFWELAGKTNDSHRSFIDTLINQIQDIKEVSTVDESNTFVVFCPIVSRAGTDIEAALKIFNNSTASSKLKVLVVLHHTFDPEKTVPDSSRCVNRTDILTVDCLFYEDTGLLECQKNHDAMKNVFDWLKKQGKEKGIKVLHKNRTTWITKGLSSMGPNSGASSVDPPNSSSSRKTGDPQHNDCNRVAEKLSQITGLSMISKEGESNIWKIYPVSSQTDYDAAWQDCNNTPDKHVLVLLLSEHVTNVAADRRFKERPNTIVVDCAVSEGGELIFRTKLQAVLKLLSTESEQRIPTKGSQQHQETDNEQQNRHDNGSKPNSCTVQ
- the LOC141282245 gene encoding uncharacterized protein isoform X1, with translation MASNDGGAPNLGTAQPAYSEQTPPPTNEGGAPNLGTSQPAYSEQTPPPTNEGGAPNLGTSQPAYSEQTPPPTNEGGAPNLGTSQPAYSEQTPPPTNEGGAPNLGTSQPAYSEQTPPPTNQGQIQDAKDRIEHKPNSVLVDTKKNPWNIWNRSNTENIKLFWELAGKTNDSHRSFIDTLINQIQDIKEVSTVDESNTFVVFCPIVSRAGTDIEAALKIFNNSTASSKLKVLVVLHHTFDPEKTVPDSSRCVNRTDILTVDCLFYEDTGLLECQKNHDAMKNVFDWLKKQGKEKGIKVLHKNRTTWITKGLSSMGPNSGASSVDPPNSSSSRKTGDPQHNDCNRVAEKLSQITGLSMISKEGESNIWKIYPVSSQTDYDAAWQDCNNTPDKHVLVLLLSEHVTNVAADRRFKERPNTIVVDCAVSEGGELIFRTKLQAVLKLLSTESEQRIPTKGSQQHQETDNEQQNRHDNGSKPNSCTVQ
- the LOC141282245 gene encoding uncharacterized protein isoform X3, giving the protein MASNDGGAPNLGTAQPAYSEQTPPPTNEGGAPNLGTSQPAYSEQTPPPTNEGGAPNLGTSQPAYSEQTPPPTNQGQIQDAKDRIEHKPNSVLVDTKKNPWNIWNRSNTENIKLFWELAGKTNDSHRSFIDTLINQIQDIKEVSTVDESNTFVVFCPIVSRAGTDIEAALKIFNNSTASSKLKVLVVLHHTFDPEKTVPDSSRCVNRTDILTVDCLFYEDTGLLECQKNHDAMKNVFDWLKKQGKEKGIKVLHKNRTTWITKGLSSMGPNSGASSVDPPNSSSSRKTGDPQHNDCNRVAEKLSQITGLSMISKEGESNIWKIYPVSSQTDYDAAWQDCNNTPDKHVLVLLLSEHVTNVAADRRFKERPNTIVVDCAVSEGGELIFRTKLQAVLKLLSTESEQRIPTKGSQQHQETDNEQQNRHDNGSKPNSCTVQ
- the LOC141282245 gene encoding uncharacterized protein isoform X4, giving the protein MASNDGGAPNLGTAQPAYSEQTPPPTNEGGAPNLGTSQPAYSEQTPPPTNEGGAPNLGTSQPAYSEQTPPPTNQGQIQDAKDRIEHKPNSVLVDTKKNPWNIWNRSNTENIKLFWELAGKTNDSHRSFIDTLINQIQDIKEVSTVDESNTFVVFCPIVSRAGTDIEAALKIFNNSTASSKLKVLVVLHHTFDPEKTVPDSSRCVNRTDILTVDCLFYEDTGLLECQKNHDAMKNVFDWLKKQGKEKGIKVLHKNRTTWITKGLSSMGPNSGASSVDPPNSSSSRKTGDPQHNDCNRVAEKLSQITGLSMISKEGESNIWKIYPVSSQTDYDAAWQDCNNTPDKHVLVLLLSEHVTNVAADRRFKERPNTIVVDCAVSEGGELIFRTKLQAVLKLLSTESEQRIPTKGSQQHQETDNEQQNRHDNGSKPNSCTVQ